From one Nonomuraea polychroma genomic stretch:
- a CDS encoding cyclase family protein produces the protein MELVDLSVPIETGMPVYPGDPEVSVGPALTVARDGVNVLALHLGSQSGTHVDAPFHIDDALPALDELPLERFCGPAVVVDVRGLPPRSAIGAERFEGLEPAIVLVATGWSAYWGTDAYQAHPFLTEEAAALLVERGVRTVGIDALSVDPTPAQDFPAHRVLCGAHAVIAENLTGLERLLDAQRRGRPIEVFMLPLRLPGADGAPVRALARVG, from the coding sequence ATGGAGCTCGTCGACCTGTCGGTGCCGATCGAGACCGGGATGCCCGTCTATCCGGGCGACCCCGAGGTCTCGGTCGGCCCGGCGCTCACCGTGGCGCGGGACGGCGTCAACGTGCTGGCGCTGCACCTGGGCTCTCAATCGGGCACCCACGTGGACGCGCCGTTCCACATCGACGACGCGTTGCCTGCGCTGGACGAGCTGCCACTGGAGCGCTTCTGCGGGCCTGCCGTCGTTGTCGATGTCCGGGGCCTGCCGCCGCGCTCGGCCATCGGGGCGGAGCGTTTCGAGGGTCTGGAGCCGGCGATCGTGCTGGTGGCGACCGGGTGGTCGGCGTACTGGGGTACGGACGCCTACCAGGCGCACCCGTTCCTCACCGAGGAGGCCGCGGCGCTGCTCGTCGAGCGCGGGGTCAGGACCGTCGGGATCGACGCGCTGAGCGTGGATCCCACGCCGGCCCAGGACTTCCCGGCGCACCGGGTGTTGTGCGGGGCGCACGCCGTCATCGCCGAGAACCTGACCGGTCTGGAACGGCTTCTGGACGCACAGCGGCGTGGCAGGCCGATCGAGGTCTTCATGCTGCCCCTCCGGCTGCCGGGAGCCGACGGGGCGCCCGTGCGGGCGCTCGCGAGGGTCGGTTAG
- a CDS encoding purine-cytosine permease family protein, with protein sequence MSGITEIETYGVERIPDADRTARPLDLFRVAFGGANTFATCVLGAFPILFGLSFWQGLAATVLGLVVGALILAPLSLFGPLNGTNNAVSSSAHLGVHGRIVGSFLSLLTAIAFFSISVWSSGDALVGGAHRLAGLPDSDLSYAVAYGIFAVLVLVVCVYGFRFMLFVNKIAVLAASLLFVLGAFAFAGDFDPSYPGALPPGDPLFLPSFIGAALIVLSNPVSFGAFLGDWSRYIPANTPRSRVMAAAFLSQIATILPFFFGLATASIIATKAADYVDPAAPNYVGGLLAVSPGWYFVPVCLIALIGGMSTGTTSLYGTGLDFSSVFPRFSRVQATVFIGTLSIVFIFVGRFAANLTQSISTFATLIITCTAPWMVIMMLGYVTRRGWYDPDALQVFNRRQRGGRYWFTHGWNGRGLSAWLVSAGLALMFVNLPGQFVGPLGDLAGGVDVSLPVGLAVAGLLYLALLAVFPEPREVYGPEGPRLVRAADTPVLPIVDAAAEPVT encoded by the coding sequence ATGAGCGGCATCACCGAAATCGAGACTTATGGGGTCGAGCGCATCCCCGACGCCGATCGCACCGCGCGCCCGCTCGACCTGTTCAGGGTGGCCTTCGGCGGTGCGAACACCTTCGCCACCTGCGTGCTCGGCGCCTTCCCCATCCTGTTCGGCCTGTCGTTCTGGCAGGGCTTGGCCGCCACGGTGCTCGGGCTGGTGGTCGGGGCGCTGATCCTGGCGCCGCTGTCGTTGTTCGGGCCGCTCAACGGCACCAACAACGCCGTCTCGTCGTCGGCTCACCTCGGCGTGCACGGGCGGATCGTGGGCTCCTTCCTGTCGCTGCTGACCGCGATCGCGTTCTTCTCGATCTCGGTGTGGTCATCGGGGGACGCGCTGGTCGGTGGCGCTCACCGGTTGGCGGGGCTGCCCGACAGCGATCTGTCGTACGCCGTCGCGTACGGGATCTTCGCGGTGCTCGTGCTCGTCGTCTGCGTGTACGGGTTCAGGTTCATGCTGTTCGTCAACAAGATCGCGGTGCTGGCGGCGTCGCTGCTGTTCGTGCTGGGCGCGTTCGCGTTCGCGGGTGACTTCGACCCGTCCTACCCGGGCGCTCTGCCGCCGGGTGACCCGCTGTTCTTGCCGTCGTTCATCGGGGCGGCGCTGATCGTTTTGTCGAATCCGGTGTCGTTCGGGGCTTTCCTGGGTGACTGGTCCCGTTACATCCCGGCGAACACGCCCCGCTCCCGGGTGATGGCCGCCGCGTTCCTGTCGCAGATCGCCACCATCCTGCCGTTCTTCTTCGGCCTGGCGACGGCGTCGATCATCGCCACCAAGGCCGCCGACTACGTGGATCCGGCCGCGCCCAACTACGTCGGCGGGCTGCTGGCCGTCTCGCCGGGCTGGTACTTCGTGCCGGTGTGTCTCATCGCGCTCATCGGCGGCATGTCCACGGGAACCACCTCCCTCTACGGCACCGGGCTCGACTTCTCCAGCGTCTTCCCCCGGTTCTCGCGCGTGCAGGCGACGGTCTTCATCGGCACCCTGTCGATCGTGTTCATCTTCGTGGGCCGTTTCGCCGCGAATCTCACGCAGAGCATCTCGACGTTCGCGACGCTGATCATCACCTGCACGGCGCCGTGGATGGTGATCATGATGTTGGGTTACGTGACCCGGCGCGGCTGGTACGACCCCGACGCCCTCCAGGTCTTCAACCGGCGCCAGCGCGGCGGCCGCTACTGGTTCACGCACGGCTGGAACGGGCGAGGGCTGAGCGCCTGGCTGGTGTCAGCGGGGCTGGCGCTGATGTTCGTCAATCTGCCGGGGCAGTTCGTCGGGCCGCTCGGAGACCTGGCCGGCGGTGTGGACGTCTCGCTGCCGGTGGGCCTGGCGGTCGCGGGTCTGCTCTACCTGGCGCTGCTGGCCGTCTTCCCCGAGCCGCGGGAGGTCTACGGTCCCGAGGGGCCGCGGCTGGTCCGGGCGGCCGACACTCCCGTGCTGCCCATCGTGGACGCCGCGGCCGAGCCGGTCACGTGA
- a CDS encoding Lrp/AsnC family transcriptional regulator: MTTPPRVRRGNANAAPVVLDDLSKQIIEQLQRDGRMPYAAIGKAVGLSEAAVRQRVQRLQDAGVMQIVAVTDPLTLGFPRQAMIGVNIEGDLESVADELAAIEEIDYVVLTAGSFDVIVEVVCEGDGHLLEILSKIRAIPAVRATESFVYLKLRKQTYSWGTR; encoded by the coding sequence ATGACGACGCCGCCCCGCGTACGCCGCGGCAACGCCAACGCCGCCCCCGTCGTGCTCGATGATCTGTCGAAACAGATCATCGAGCAACTTCAGCGTGACGGGCGCATGCCGTACGCGGCCATCGGCAAGGCGGTGGGCCTGTCCGAGGCCGCGGTACGCCAGCGCGTGCAGCGGCTGCAGGACGCCGGCGTGATGCAGATCGTCGCGGTCACCGATCCCCTCACCCTGGGCTTCCCCCGGCAGGCGATGATAGGCGTCAACATCGAAGGTGACCTGGAGTCGGTGGCGGACGAGCTGGCGGCCATCGAAGAGATCGACTACGTCGTGCTCACGGCGGGCTCGTTCGACGTCATCGTCGAAGTGGTGTGCGAGGGCGACGGGCACCTGCTGGAGATCCTCAGCAAGATCCGTGCCATCCCCGCCGTACGGGCCACGGAGTCGTTCGTGTACCTGAAGCTGCGTAAACAGACGTACTCCTGGGGCACCCGCTAA
- a CDS encoding gamma-aminobutyraldehyde dehydrogenase has product MTTRLQNYINGEFVDAKSGQFSDIIDPCTGEAFVQAPVSGPEDVDAAFAAAAAAFDSWGRTTPGERANLLLKVADAIDARADEINEAECRNTGKPRARMAEDETPIAADHFRFFAGAARTLEGPTAGEFLAEHTSVIRHEPIGVVGQVTPWNYPMMMAVWKIAPALAAGNTVVLKPSDTTPLSTLKLAEILGEVLPAGVFNVVTGDRETGALVVSHPTASMVAITGSVGAGMSVAKSAADDLKRVHLELGGKAPVVVFDDVKDLRKAAADIATAGLYNAGQDCTAACRVLVQESVHDEFVAALTEAAAGTVTGGLDNEDALYGPLNNENQLAKVQGFIERVPAHAKVLTGGQRVGDKGYFFAPTVVDGLKQDDEMVQNEVFGPVITVQTFTDEADALAKANDVKYGLSGSVWTSDHGRAMRMSNRLDFGVVWVNTHIPFVSEMPHGGFKHSGYGKDLSVFGLHDYTRVKHVMHYIGE; this is encoded by the coding sequence TTGACCACCCGTCTGCAGAACTACATCAACGGTGAGTTCGTGGACGCGAAGAGCGGCCAGTTCTCCGACATCATCGACCCGTGCACGGGTGAGGCCTTCGTGCAGGCCCCTGTCTCGGGACCCGAGGATGTCGATGCCGCCTTCGCCGCCGCGGCCGCCGCGTTCGACTCGTGGGGCAGGACCACCCCGGGGGAGCGGGCCAACCTGCTGCTCAAGGTCGCCGACGCCATCGACGCGCGGGCCGACGAGATCAACGAGGCCGAGTGCCGCAACACCGGCAAGCCGCGCGCCCGCATGGCCGAGGACGAGACGCCCATCGCCGCCGACCACTTCCGCTTCTTCGCGGGGGCGGCACGCACGCTCGAAGGGCCCACGGCCGGCGAGTTCCTCGCCGAGCACACCAGCGTCATCAGGCACGAGCCGATCGGCGTGGTCGGGCAGGTCACGCCGTGGAACTACCCGATGATGATGGCGGTGTGGAAGATCGCGCCGGCGCTCGCGGCCGGTAACACGGTCGTGCTCAAGCCGTCCGACACCACCCCGCTCTCCACGCTCAAGCTCGCCGAGATCCTCGGCGAGGTGCTGCCGGCGGGCGTCTTCAACGTCGTCACCGGCGACCGCGAGACCGGCGCGCTCGTGGTGAGCCACCCGACGGCGTCCATGGTCGCGATCACCGGCTCGGTCGGCGCGGGCATGTCGGTGGCCAAGAGCGCCGCCGACGACCTCAAGCGGGTGCACCTGGAGCTCGGCGGCAAGGCGCCGGTCGTGGTCTTCGACGACGTCAAGGACCTGCGCAAGGCCGCCGCCGACATCGCCACCGCGGGCCTCTACAACGCCGGCCAGGACTGCACCGCCGCCTGCCGGGTGCTGGTGCAGGAGAGCGTGCACGACGAGTTCGTGGCCGCGCTGACCGAGGCCGCCGCCGGCACCGTGACCGGCGGCCTGGACAACGAGGACGCGCTGTACGGGCCGCTCAACAACGAGAACCAGCTGGCCAAGGTCCAGGGCTTCATCGAGCGGGTCCCCGCCCACGCCAAGGTCCTCACCGGTGGGCAGCGGGTCGGCGACAAGGGCTACTTCTTCGCGCCGACGGTGGTGGACGGGCTCAAGCAGGACGACGAGATGGTGCAGAACGAGGTCTTCGGGCCCGTGATCACCGTACAGACGTTCACCGACGAGGCCGACGCCCTCGCCAAGGCCAACGACGTCAAGTACGGCCTGAGCGGCTCGGTCTGGACGTCCGACCACGGCCGGGCGATGCGCATGTCGAACCGGCTCGACTTCGGCGTGGTCTGGGTCAACACGCACATCCCGTTCGTGTCGGAGATGCCGCACGGCGGCTTCAAGCACTCCGGCTACGGCAAGGATCTGTCCGTCTTCGGCCTGCACGACTACACCAGGGTCAAGCACGTCATGCACTACATCGGTGAATAG